The Candidatus Hydrogenedentota bacterium DNA segment CGACTTCCAGATTGAAGTCGCTGGCATCGGCGGTGACAACAACTTCTGGAAGTTCGATCACGATTCGTCGTGGTATTGGAGCTTCGGCGAAGAGAAGAAGTGGGTTCTTTCGGTACGGACCCGTCAGGGTATCGGGATTCCCTTTGGCGACTCCGACGTGATTCCTCTGGCAGACCGTTACTTTGCGGGTGGTACGTCCACCGTGCGCGGTTACGATACGCGCGATATCGGCCCGAAGGTGCGTCAGCACCGCTTCTGGGGCGACTACGAAGCCGTGGGCGGCGAAGTCCGGCTCGTGAACAACCTGGAAGTGAAGTACAAGATCAACAAGATGTTCCGCGTCTATGGCTTTGTGGATGCGGGTGGCGTTTGGCTAGAGCCCAGCGAATTCGACATGGGCGATATGAAGTATTCGACGGGTATCGGTTTTGGCGTGGACGTTCCCAAGATGGGACCGATACGGCTCGATTACGGTATCCCACTTAACCCGGACGAGGATCAAGGCTCCGGAAGGTTGCACCTTCAGACCGGGTTCCGATTCTAGTCTTAGGAAAATGCACTTCTGGCTCCCGCGTTCGTGTTGCGAGCGCGGGAGCTCTAATGATAGACTCTCCCCATTCTGTCCGATGGGGTAACCCAGTATCTAAATAGGATCTCAATTCGCATGGCAGGCGCGCGTGGAACTATTCCGGTTCCTGTTTGTGAGCGTCTCGCGTGAATAAGCCAGTAAAGGGAGCTAAGGTAAGGATGAGCAACGTGGTGCGCACAAGTTTGACAATGGCTTCGGTCGTAACAATCGCCCTGCTGGCGTACACCGGAGCGGTTTTCGCGGCCGAGCAGCCAAAGCCGGCCCAGGCGCAAGCCGCCCCCGCCAAGGCCGATGGCCAGTTCAAGATTGGCGTTGTGAATCGCAAGATGGTGTTTGACAGCTACAAGAAACGTGAGCAGGGTCTGGCAGACCTTGAAGCCCAGAAGAACAAGCTTCAGGTCGAGATTGATGCGCTTTCCAAGAGCATCGAGGCCAAGAAGAAGAAGTACGAAGACGAAAAGGACAAGATGACGGACGACGAGCGCACGAAGCTCAAGGATGAGATTACGCGCGAGTTTGGTGAATACCAGGCCCAGTTCAAGCTGAAGCAAGATGACATCGACCGCCAATCGCAGCGTTTTCTTAGCGGAATCATGCAAGACATCGACAATGCGGTGAACCAGATTGGGAGCCAGCAGAACTACCATCTGATTCTGGAGGCGGATCCCAAGAGCCCGACGTCGGTCATTTATTTCAGCACGACGCTCGATATAACGAGCCAAGTGATCGCGCTTCTCAACGGCAAATCCTAAGACGAAGCGGAGTTGCCAGGTGGATCGTTGACGGACACTGTGTAATGAATGCTACCGTTGGCGAGATAGCGGACTTAGTCGGTGGCGTCGTACAGGGAGATAGAGACGTTCGGGTGACGGGATTGTGTGGCATTCGCCAGGCTAGTCCCGGAGATCTGACATTTCTCTCCGATGCGCGCTATGCGGTCCATCTGCGAGACACGCAGGCTGCCGCCGTATTGGTCTCGCGCGACATCTCCGAGGCGCCGTGCGCCCGCATTCAAGTGGACAATCCCTACATGGCAATGCTGGTGGTTTCCACTCATTTCTACGGCGGGAAGTCTGGGGTTGCTCCCGGCGTTCATTCTTCAGCCAGCGTGGGTAAGGACGTCACGTTAGGCCGAAATGTGTCGGTTGATGCGTTGGCGCGAGTTTCGGACGGTTGCGTGCTGGGCGATGACGTGGTGGTCCATGCGGGTGCGAGCCTTGGCTCGGAAGTCCGGCTCGGAGCAGGCACGGTAGTGCACGCGAACGCCACTCTTTACGACCGGACGGTGACGGGAGAGCGGTGCATCATTCATTCGGGTGCGGTAATAGGCGCCGACGGGTTCGGATTTGTCCAGCAAAACGGGGAAAACGTGAAGATCCCGCAGTTGGGCAATGTTGTGTTAGGAAACGATGTGGAAGTTGGGGCCAATTCGGCCGTTGATCGGGCTACTTTTGGCAGTACAACCATTGGTGACGGCACCAAAATTGACAATCTTGTGCAAATCGGTCACAATGTTCAGATAGGCAAGCACTGCATAATTTGCGGGAATGCTGGAATAGCGGGAAGCTCGATCCTGGGAAATCATGTGATGGTAGGG contains these protein-coding regions:
- a CDS encoding OmpH family outer membrane protein, whose amino-acid sequence is MVRTSLTMASVVTIALLAYTGAVFAAEQPKPAQAQAAPAKADGQFKIGVVNRKMVFDSYKKREQGLADLEAQKNKLQVEIDALSKSIEAKKKKYEDEKDKMTDDERTKLKDEITREFGEYQAQFKLKQDDIDRQSQRFLSGIMQDIDNAVNQIGSQQNYHLILEADPKSPTSVIYFSTTLDITSQVIALLNGKS
- the lpxD gene encoding UDP-3-O-(3-hydroxymyristoyl)glucosamine N-acyltransferase, producing MNATVGEIADLVGGVVQGDRDVRVTGLCGIRQASPGDLTFLSDARYAVHLRDTQAAAVLVSRDISEAPCARIQVDNPYMAMLVVSTHFYGGKSGVAPGVHSSASVGKDVTLGRNVSVDALARVSDGCVLGDDVVVHAGASLGSEVRLGAGTVVHANATLYDRTVTGERCIIHSGAVIGADGFGFVQQNGENVKIPQLGNVVLGNDVEVGANSAVDRATFGSTTIGDGTKIDNLVQIGHNVQIGKHCIICGNAGIAGSSILGNHVMVGAASGVAGHIEVGDGVVVAAQSGVTKSVKAGTVVFGFPAMEQEHMRRMQAALRNLPEALRRLRQLEHRLEQLEGNGTPEDHS